In Deltaproteobacteria bacterium GWA2_45_12, the DNA window NNTTTTCGGGTGGACGGGGGAAAACGCCTTTCGCCACGAGCCCTACCCACGGGATGAGGAAATCCATGCAACGCCTCTTTCCGAGGGCTGGCGTGCTGTCACGGGTGAGTTTAACGAGGAGGGAATGTTTATTGAAGACCCACGAGCCGTTGAAACCATCGATGCGGTTGGGCCTGAAACACCTTCAACCTTGGGGGATCTTCTCCATACACTTGCTCCCTATCAGGGCCAGATTGTTTCTTTGGAACTTGATTGCGGGGTTCATGAATGGAAGGCCTCCTTGCATTTGCAAAAGGGATCCACCCTTCAATGGGCAGATTTCGGTGATTTTGAAGCCAAACTCAAGGAATGGTGGGGATTCCCCGTAAATGATGAAAGCGTTTTTTTCGATAGCCTTGAGGGCAGGCCTATCGAGAGTGAACCCATGATCGGGCGATTGAATTCCATCCGGGAGGATGGAATTGTCACTCATGCGGAATTCACCCAGCTGGCCCGCATTATCTTTGCCGATGGGTTTTTTGAAGGGAAGGAGCGCTTGCTTCTGAAGTCCTGGATAGACGGAGGGCAGCTCGTTTTTGAAGATGAGTTAGACGAGCGGGCCTATAAAGATTGGCCGGCCTCGCTTTCATCGGTTCCTGCCGGAAATTTTTTTGACCAAAGGGCACGTGTCATCCATATCACAGCCACTCGTCCCGGGATTTTATCCGTGAGTTTCGAAAAAGAAGGGTGCACTTTCACCTGGGATCATCCTTCCGGTCAAAATCTTGATGAGATGCGAAAAGGGCTTTTCCCCATCGATCCTATCGAAGCATTTTTAAGTTTGGAGGATTTCAAAAACGGAAACAAAGGTTCGGATAGGGCGGAAAGTGCGATGGCCGATGAACTTTTAGAAGTCTTGATGGAAGCAGCACAGTCGGATTCTATTTTTTTCGAGGACTATATACGCGGATACCGGCTCCATGCCCAGCGTTGGGACCATGATCCTTCCGACAAGCCGGTGATGATGGGGTCCTCGTCCCATTTTTTTGGGGTCAAGCCCCCTCAGGAGCAAAAGGAAGCCATCGAAACCGCGCTGAGAATTCTCCCGAAAAAAGTCATCGCATTTCTAGATGAAAAAAACATGCGGTTTCATCTTTACCACTTTGGCCTTTTCCATCCTTGCGACAAGGAGAACAAAATCCTCTTTAAGAGCGGTGGCGATGTTGATCTGTATGGTTCAAGTATTGGCTTAAACTTGGATGTGGATCCTCATTTCCTGGCATTCGCCCTGGTGCATGAAATTGGGCATCATCTTCTTCCTCAAAATTCCTACGAAATGGTGCGGCGCCATTGGCTTAATTGCCTCCATTATAAACATGCCGACCCTTTGAAATATTTTGCGCGGAGATATTCTGCCTCTAATGAAGGTGAATGGTTTGCCGATGCCTTTGCCATTGTGGCCACGGCTCTTGGAGGGCTTCCTCATCTGAGAAGCGGACTCCAAAGTTATTTTACCGGTGTGAAAAGTTTCCCGTCGTTGCTCAAGGATTTTAAAGATCGTGACCCCGTCGGGTACCTTCTCATGCTCGAATTTTACCTGCGCTTGCGGGATGGCAGGGAGACGGCGAGCGCTTTTACATGGTTGCGATTTGAAATGGCGACTCAGCTCGTACAGACCTTTGGCGGCAGAATAACCGATGAAGGCGAAGCCCGGTGGCTGGAAGAAACCCGAGATGACTATTCGGAGCACGAAGCTTATGCCGATTGGAAAAAGAAGAGTCTCTATTTCAGTAGCGTGGATGATTTTAGAATTCTGGTCCGTAAGCATCCCGAATATTTTCCGGCAAGAAGGGATTATACCCTCAAAGTTCTCCGCCATGCCCTTTTAAAAGAAGAGGCAAAGAAGCCTGTTATCGAGTGTATGGATACGCTTGTAGCTTTGGATCAATTGGAAAAATGCATTGAACTGACTCCTTGTGACGGGGAGCTCCATAGGATTGTCCTGCAAATGCACCAGGCCATCATGAAAGAGGGAGAAGGGGATAATTTTGTGGAAAATTTTGGAGATGATCCGGCTCTTCGCCGTAAAGTTTACGAAATCATATGTTTTTTGGCCGAAAATAATCCATCGGAGATTTTATATGCTTCCATGAAAGAAGATTTAAAAAATTTGAATGAAGAATAATTACACAAAATTCTTGTTCTTGATTTTTTCGATGATGATCTTTTCGGGCATGAGGGGATCGCGGGGGTTTACCGAGAAATAACTTTGCTGTTCGCAACGGCGTTTGTTTTTGAGGAGCCACCTTAAAATGTCAGCGGTTCCCTTGTTGCGTTTGTCCTTGAAAAAGGGGTCGTTTTCCAGGGCGTCACGGGCCTTCTTTAGGGCCCGTCCTTCGGTGACGTCATTTTCCTTTACCCCATAATCGGGCAGGTCATATTTTTCGATGTCTTCGGGTAAGACTCCCAGGAATTTTACTTCTGGTGCAGAAAAATCCGAATTGCGGATGAGACTGGCCGCAGATCCGGCCTTGAGAGTGCGATAAATATTTTGCATGGTATAAGCGTCAAGATCGCCAAAAAAATAGCAGGGGATATCCAGTTCATCCTGGATGAGCTTGGTCCAGCCGCGCACGGCATTGGAAGGCACACCCTGGGCGCCCAATAAAATGACATTGTGTCTCTTGGTGAAGCCTGAATTTACCAGTGTGTTGGCCGTACCTTCTGATTCCACAATCAGGCAGAAATCAATTTTCTTTTTGGCCTTTAATTTCAGACTCTGGGGCCTGTTTTTGGGTTGAAAGGGTGAGGTTCCCAGGGTGGAAAGATCAATGGTGGCCTTGGTGCCATCCGGCATTGTTTCCACCACCACAAGCTGTTGACTGTAGGTTTGCCCGCCGCGGTCGTTGGCAAAGCAGTTTAAGTCTTCGCGATAACATTCCATCATCTCGCAAATGAAATCGATGATGGAATCACTTTCGTCCTGGTCATCAAAATCAAGGGGTTTCAACGCGGGGTTGTGTTTAATTTCGCCTTTGGAAATATAGTAGAGCTCACGTTTGGTATTGGTGGCGCCGACTTCCAGATTCCTTAAAATCAATTCCAACATAAAGATGGTGCGTGACATCTTTTGCACAGAACTCACATTCAACTCGGTGGCGACTTTTTTATCCCCGGGGGTTAAATAGCCCACTTTGGGGTTGTAAAAAGCATTGTCCAGCGAGCATTTGGTGGCCATGAGGACCGGTCTTTTGGCACGCTCCAGGTCGCGCAAGAGCGCTTCGCACATGTCGATGGAAAGTTGTTCAACGCTGATGTCTTGAGCCATTTGTCAGTTCATCCTTCGACAAGCCATGCACCATATGGTGCATGGCAAGCTCAGTATGTCCTTGCTCGGACATGGTGAGCCCCGTCGAACCATGACATTATTTCTTCTTTCTCTTCTTTACTTCCTCTTCCTCCACTATTCCATCCAGACTCAATTGGCCTTTTTCGAGGATGTCTTCGGTTTCATTTTCGGCATTGGCGGTTTTGGCAGCTCCTTCGGGGAGGATACCGGTCATTTCTGTTAATTCTTTTAACGCTTTTTCTGAATGGACGATGGCTTCTTTGAGTTCCTTTTCAGCCAGGTGCGCTTCGCGGCCTAAAATTTTGGCCAAACCTTCCAAAGCTTTTTCGCGCCTTCCCTTGGCGGCCTTGACAATCCGGCAGGCGCCGTCCACCAGAATGGGGCCGAATTGCTCAATGTGCTGGCGCTTCTTTTCAAGATCCAATTCTTTTTCTTCGCGACGGATGTGTTTGGAAAGTTTTTGTCCGGCTTGAATGAGTGCGCGTCTAATTTCTTCCACCAATTCATCGGAGGCATCTACTGTTTCTTTGGAGGCGTTTTTAAATTTGATGAACGGGCTTACCACGCTGATGGCGATGATGTACGGCCCGAGCGGCAGACTTCCTTTCGGTTGGTTCAAGCCATAAGATCGCCAGTTCACGGATTCTGCGGCTTGGGTCATGGCGCATGCGGATTTGTCGAACTGAAGTGGTACGCGGTTGGCAAAACGAAGGAGGGTGACGGAGTCATCTTCAGAAAGATTTTTATCCAATAAACGGGCCACGGCAACCTCGACCAAAACCGGCTTAAAGTCGCAGATGGCGGGCTTGCGCGAGACCACCGAAAAAAAATCCACCTGACCCACGCGCTGGATGCTCTTGGCCAGGCCCGATTCCCCGATGGACAAAACGCTTTTGGTGGAGGGCGCCATCAGTTTTAAATTGCTTAAGGTGGTGAAAAGTTTTTTGAATTCTTCTTCCGAAAGCGCATCGACGCTTTTCCCAAGCAAGCCCTTGGAAACGCCGTTTTGGGTGAGTTCTTTTAAGACGCTTTCATGAACGCGGGAGAATCCTTTTTTAAGCCACGAATGCACCTGAACGCGTCCAAAAAGATGCGAATGGGCGATGAATTCACCTAGCTTCATGGTGTGCGGGTGGGGCTCGGTGGCTTCAGGAATTTCGGTGAGTTCTTCGGTAACGCGAGGAACTTCAACCCAATCCTGGTCCAAAATTTTGTAGCGCAAGGTCATGTGCGGGTTGACAAGCGTGATGCCATTTAAATACGCTAAAATTCCACCTTCACCATTCAACTGGATGCGTGCATCAAGGATGAATTCGCATGCTAGCCCGTGGGGTTTCTCCCACGAGATGCTTTCTTTGTCTTTTAAGACGCCGCGGTTGTGCTTGATATCCACTTCAACAATGCATTTGATTGCCTGCCGCATCTTGTCGGTTTTGGTGATGACCGTGGCCCCTCGCGCATTGGTCAATTGCGCCCATGTGGTGCAAGCTGAAATACCAATGCCCTGTTGCCCGCGGCTGCAGCGCCCACGCCCGAATTTAGAACTCGCCAGGTATTCGCCAAACACGCGGACGATGTCATCGGGAGGAAGCCCCGGTCCGTTGTCTTCAACGGTGATTTTAATTTGATCGGCGTTTTTTGCGGTTCCTTCGCCCAGTTTTTCAACGATAACAGAAACTTCGGGCAAAATTCCGGCTTCTTCGCAGGCGTCGAGTGAGTTGTCGACGGCTTCTTTAATGGTGGTGAGAGCCGCTTTGGTGTAGGAGGAAAACCCCACCTGCTGAAGATTTTTGGAAAAATATTCCGCGGAACTTGCTGAAGTTATTGCTGCTTGTGCTTTAGCCATAGGTT includes these proteins:
- a CDS encoding DNA topoisomerase VI, with protein sequence MAQDISVEQLSIDMCEALLRDLERAKRPVLMATKCSLDNAFYNPKVGYLTPGDKKVATELNVSSVQKMSRTIFMLELILRNLEVGATNTKRELYYISKGEIKHNPALKPLDFDDQDESDSIIDFICEMMECYREDLNCFANDRGGQTYSQQLVVVETMPDGTKATIDLSTLGTSPFQPKNRPQSLKLKAKKKIDFCLIVESEGTANTLVNSGFTKRHNVILLGAQGVPSNAVRGWTKLIQDELDIPCYFFGDLDAYTMQNIYRTLKAGSAASLIRNSDFSAPEVKFLGVLPEDIEKYDLPDYGVKENDVTEGRALKKARDALENDPFFKDKRNKGTADILRWLLKNKRRCEQQSYFSVNPRDPLMPEKIIIEKIKNKNFV
- a CDS encoding DNA topoisomerase VI subunit B, yielding MAKAQAAITSASSAEYFSKNLQQVGFSSYTKAALTTIKEAVDNSLDACEEAGILPEVSVIVEKLGEGTAKNADQIKITVEDNGPGLPPDDIVRVFGEYLASSKFGRGRCSRGQQGIGISACTTWAQLTNARGATVITKTDKMRQAIKCIVEVDIKHNRGVLKDKESISWEKPHGLACEFILDARIQLNGEGGILAYLNGITLVNPHMTLRYKILDQDWVEVPRVTEELTEIPEATEPHPHTMKLGEFIAHSHLFGRVQVHSWLKKGFSRVHESVLKELTQNGVSKGLLGKSVDALSEEEFKKLFTTLSNLKLMAPSTKSVLSIGESGLAKSIQRVGQVDFFSVVSRKPAICDFKPVLVEVAVARLLDKNLSEDDSVTLLRFANRVPLQFDKSACAMTQAAESVNWRSYGLNQPKGSLPLGPYIIAISVVSPFIKFKNASKETVDASDELVEEIRRALIQAGQKLSKHIRREEKELDLEKKRQHIEQFGPILVDGACRIVKAAKGRREKALEGLAKILGREAHLAEKELKEAIVHSEKALKELTEMTGILPEGAAKTANAENETEDILEKGQLSLDGIVEEEEVKKRKKK